In the genome of Streptomyces sp. NBC_00190, one region contains:
- a CDS encoding acyl-CoA dehydrogenase family protein — protein MTAPMGLLYSETEEELRAAVRSLLAARCDPKSVLARIETDRPHDPELWQTLASGIGAAGLLVPEKLGGQGAGHREAAVVLEELGRAVAPLPYLTSAVLATEILLGCDSGDVAPLLRELASGRQVCVPAVPLTLAPGGPLPAAVRDVGDGTLTGTVTSVADAVAADVLLVLADTGLYAVPAASAVLTPQVPLDLTRPLATVTLDAAAGTRLADPATARAAIAGALLSGAGLLASEQLGIAEWCLTETVRHTRVRHQFNRPVGSFQALKHRLARLWLDVASARAAARAAADALATASPDAPLTVAVAQAYCAGVAVRAAEECVQLHGGIGMTWEHPAHLYLKRAKADSLALGTAGHHRGLVADFAELPAP, from the coding sequence ATGACTGCACCGATGGGTCTCCTCTACTCCGAGACCGAGGAAGAACTCCGCGCCGCCGTACGGTCGCTCCTCGCCGCCCGCTGCGACCCGAAGAGCGTCCTCGCCCGGATCGAGACCGACCGGCCCCACGACCCCGAGCTGTGGCAGACCCTCGCCTCCGGGATCGGCGCGGCCGGGCTCCTCGTACCCGAGAAGCTCGGCGGCCAGGGCGCGGGCCACCGCGAGGCGGCCGTGGTCCTGGAGGAGCTGGGCCGGGCCGTGGCCCCGCTCCCGTACCTGACGAGCGCCGTGCTCGCGACGGAGATCCTGCTCGGCTGCGACTCCGGGGACGTCGCCCCGCTGCTGCGGGAGCTCGCCTCCGGGCGGCAGGTCTGCGTACCGGCCGTGCCGCTGACCCTCGCCCCCGGCGGCCCCCTGCCGGCCGCCGTCCGGGACGTCGGCGACGGGACCCTCACCGGTACCGTCACCTCCGTCGCGGACGCCGTGGCGGCCGACGTCCTGCTGGTCCTCGCCGACACCGGGCTGTACGCCGTCCCGGCCGCCTCGGCGGTGCTGACCCCGCAGGTCCCGCTGGACCTGACGCGCCCGCTCGCCACCGTCACCCTCGACGCGGCCGCCGGCACCCGGCTCGCCGACCCGGCCACCGCCCGGGCGGCCATCGCCGGAGCCCTGCTCTCGGGGGCCGGTCTGCTCGCCTCCGAGCAGCTCGGGATCGCTGAGTGGTGCCTGACGGAGACCGTCCGACACACCCGGGTCCGCCACCAGTTCAACCGCCCCGTCGGCTCCTTCCAGGCCCTCAAGCACCGCCTCGCGCGGCTCTGGCTCGACGTCGCCTCGGCCCGTGCGGCGGCCAGGGCCGCGGCCGACGCCCTCGCCACCGCGTCCCCCGACGCGCCCCTCACGGTCGCCGTCGCCCAGGCCTACTGCGCGGGCGTGGCCGTCCGGGCCGCCGAGGAGTGCGTCCAGCTCCACGGCGGCATCGGCATGACCTGGGAACACCCGGCCCACCTCTACCTCAAGCGGGCCAAGGCCGACTCGCTCGCGCTCGGTACGGCGGGCCACCACCGCGGCCTGGTCGCGGACTTCGCGGAACTCCCGGCGCCTTAG
- a CDS encoding NADPH:quinone oxidoreductase family protein — MQAWRVHTPGEPREAMRLEEVPEPVPGEGEVKLRVLAANVNFPDALLVRGQYQIRPPLPFTPGVEICGETEDGRRVIANPSLPHGGFAEYVTAPARALLPAPDTLDDAEAAALHIGYQTGWFGLHRRARIQPGETLLVHAAAGGVGSAAVQLGKAAGATVIGVVGSKAKARTAEELGCNLVIDRTAEDLVSRVKEFTGGRGADVVYDPVGGDSYTASAKCVAFEGRIVVVGFASGTIPAPALNHALVKNYAILGLHWGLYATKEPAAILACHAELTRLAAEGAVKPLVSERVPLAEAADAVQRLADGSTTGRLVVVPALDGGSR; from the coding sequence ATGCAGGCATGGCGAGTACACACACCCGGCGAACCCCGTGAGGCCATGCGCCTCGAAGAGGTTCCGGAACCGGTCCCCGGCGAGGGCGAGGTGAAGCTCCGGGTGCTCGCCGCCAACGTCAACTTCCCCGACGCGCTGCTCGTCCGCGGGCAGTACCAGATCCGCCCGCCCCTGCCCTTCACCCCCGGCGTGGAGATCTGCGGCGAGACCGAGGACGGCCGCCGCGTCATCGCCAACCCGAGCTTGCCGCACGGCGGCTTCGCCGAGTACGTCACCGCGCCCGCGCGCGCCCTGCTCCCCGCCCCGGACACCCTCGACGACGCCGAGGCGGCCGCCCTCCACATCGGCTACCAGACCGGCTGGTTCGGCCTGCACCGCCGCGCCCGCATCCAGCCCGGAGAGACCCTCCTCGTGCACGCCGCCGCCGGCGGGGTCGGCAGCGCCGCCGTCCAGCTCGGCAAGGCCGCAGGGGCCACCGTCATCGGGGTCGTCGGAAGCAAGGCCAAGGCGCGCACCGCCGAGGAGCTCGGCTGCAACCTGGTCATCGACCGCACGGCCGAGGACCTCGTCTCCCGGGTCAAGGAGTTCACCGGCGGGCGCGGCGCCGACGTCGTCTACGACCCAGTCGGCGGCGACTCCTACACCGCCTCCGCCAAATGCGTGGCCTTCGAGGGCCGCATCGTCGTCGTCGGATTCGCGAGCGGCACCATCCCCGCCCCCGCGCTCAACCACGCGCTGGTGAAGAACTACGCCATCCTCGGCCTGCACTGGGGGCTGTACGCCACCAAGGAACCCGCCGCCATCCTCGCCTGCCACGCCGAACTCACCCGGCTCGCCGCCGAGGGCGCCGTGAAACCGCTGGTCAGCGAACGGGTCCCGCTCGCGGAGGCCGCCGACGCCGTGCAGCGCCTCGCCGACGGGAGCACCACCGGCCGCCTGGTCGTCGTACCGGCCCTGGACGGAGGCTCCCGATGA
- a CDS encoding acyl-CoA dehydrogenase family protein, with protein sequence MTGTTATADELRVRVRGLLAAHPPATTPRTDFLRARFDAGLAWVHYPEGLGGLGAPRSLQTVVDAELEAAGAPDNDPRRIGIGLGMAAPTILAYGTEEQKHRFLRPLWAGEEVWCQLFSEPGAGSDLAALGTRAVLDEDTGEWVVDGQKVWTSSAHTARWAILIARTDPALPKHQGITYFLCDMHAPGVEVRPLRQITGEAEFNEVFLTGVRIPDGHRLGAVGEGWAVARTTLMNERVSIGGMRIPREGGMIATVAAAWRERPELRTHALHQRLLELWVEAEVARLTGERLRQQLAVGQPGPEGSGMKLTFARLNQEISGLEVELLAEEGLSYEDWTMRRPELVDFTGRDAGYRYLRAKGNSIEGGTSEILLNIVAERVLGLPPEPRDDKDLAWKDLAR encoded by the coding sequence ATGACCGGCACGACCGCCACCGCGGACGAACTGCGCGTCCGGGTCCGCGGCCTGCTCGCCGCGCACCCGCCCGCGACCACCCCGCGCACCGACTTCCTGCGCGCCCGCTTCGATGCCGGACTCGCCTGGGTCCACTACCCCGAGGGCCTGGGCGGCCTCGGTGCGCCCCGCTCCCTGCAGACCGTCGTCGACGCCGAGCTGGAGGCCGCCGGAGCCCCCGACAACGACCCGCGGCGGATCGGCATCGGCCTCGGCATGGCCGCGCCGACGATCCTCGCGTACGGCACCGAGGAGCAGAAGCACCGCTTCCTGCGCCCCCTGTGGGCCGGCGAGGAGGTCTGGTGCCAGCTCTTCAGCGAACCCGGCGCGGGCTCCGACCTCGCCGCGCTCGGCACCCGCGCCGTCCTCGACGAGGACACCGGCGAGTGGGTGGTCGACGGCCAGAAGGTGTGGACCTCCAGTGCCCACACCGCCCGCTGGGCCATCCTGATCGCCCGCACCGACCCGGCGCTGCCCAAGCACCAGGGCATCACCTACTTCCTCTGCGACATGCACGCCCCCGGTGTCGAGGTCCGGCCGCTGCGCCAGATCACCGGCGAGGCCGAGTTCAACGAGGTCTTCCTCACGGGCGTCCGGATCCCCGACGGCCACCGCCTCGGGGCCGTCGGCGAGGGCTGGGCGGTCGCCCGCACCACGCTGATGAACGAGCGCGTCTCCATCGGCGGCATGCGCATCCCGCGCGAGGGCGGCATGATCGCAACCGTGGCCGCCGCCTGGCGCGAACGCCCCGAACTGCGCACCCACGCCCTCCACCAGCGGCTGCTGGAGCTGTGGGTCGAGGCCGAGGTCGCCCGCCTCACCGGCGAACGGCTGCGCCAGCAGCTCGCCGTCGGCCAGCCCGGTCCCGAGGGATCCGGGATGAAGCTCACCTTCGCCCGCCTCAACCAGGAGATCAGCGGACTGGAGGTCGAACTCCTCGCCGAAGAGGGCCTGTCGTACGAGGACTGGACCATGCGCCGCCCCGAACTGGTCGATTTCACCGGCCGCGACGCCGGCTACCGCTACCTGCGCGCCAAGGGCAACAGCATCGAGGGCGGCACCAGCGAAATCCTCCTGAACATCGTCGCCGAACGCGTACTCGGCCTGCCCCCCGAGCCGCGCGACGACAAGGACCTGGCCTGGAAGGACCTCGCCCGATGA